A single Lysinibacter sp. HNR DNA region contains:
- a CDS encoding PLP-dependent transferase — protein sequence MSISVHTPLPHAIVPSHECEGAPYAEAIKRYSERDLMRLNVPGHAAGTDAHLPLARFFGHDLLAKDFTPLLAGIDKGHNSPLIRARNLAAAAWGARTTWFLTNGASQGNRMIALALATFRDAQQPVVTQRSIHSSFIDGIVLAGLMPAFMEPSIDHTYGIAHGISPAVLREQLDRADNPKAAYVISPSYFGATADIAGLAEVAHAAGVPLIVDAAWGAHYGFHPDLPQNPLALGADLMVSSTHKLGGSLTQSAMLHLGEGEFARELEPLIERAFNLTQSTSNSSLLLASLDLARYTLETGSELLEASIRTADEMRAALRRSPHFSIVSDTFDRVDDIVAVDPLRVSIDISATGRDGRTVLEILARDHDIYTEISTDRCIVAIVGLGSTPDVGRLVSTLESLVLSDAERALAGESTVENMPPLPPAGPLVALPRTASLGRAAVVSARDAVGRVSTDSLAAYPPGIPNLLPGERITREVIDFLQHVARLPGGYVRGALDPFVETVRVVEE from the coding sequence ATGAGTATTTCCGTGCACACCCCACTACCACACGCTATCGTGCCCTCGCACGAATGCGAGGGTGCACCCTATGCGGAGGCGATTAAACGGTATTCCGAGCGTGACCTGATGCGCCTCAATGTTCCCGGGCACGCCGCGGGTACCGATGCACACCTGCCGCTTGCCCGCTTTTTTGGTCACGACCTGCTTGCCAAAGACTTCACGCCGCTTCTGGCCGGAATCGATAAGGGCCACAATTCTCCGCTTATCCGGGCACGAAACCTGGCCGCCGCCGCGTGGGGTGCTCGCACTACCTGGTTTCTGACCAACGGAGCCTCGCAGGGTAATCGTATGATTGCGCTTGCCCTCGCCACTTTTCGTGATGCGCAGCAGCCGGTGGTTACCCAGCGCAGTATCCACTCCAGTTTTATCGATGGGATTGTTCTTGCGGGGCTCATGCCCGCTTTCATGGAGCCCTCCATCGACCACACCTACGGTATCGCGCACGGCATCTCACCCGCCGTTCTGCGCGAGCAGCTTGATCGGGCAGACAACCCCAAGGCTGCCTACGTTATTTCTCCAAGCTATTTCGGGGCCACGGCCGATATTGCGGGGCTTGCCGAGGTGGCCCACGCGGCCGGTGTTCCCCTTATCGTTGATGCGGCTTGGGGAGCCCACTACGGCTTTCACCCTGACCTGCCCCAGAACCCCCTGGCCTTGGGGGCCGACCTGATGGTATCAAGCACCCACAAGCTGGGAGGAAGCCTCACTCAATCCGCCATGCTGCACCTTGGCGAAGGAGAGTTCGCTCGGGAGCTTGAGCCGTTGATCGAGCGTGCGTTTAATCTCACCCAATCCACGAGCAATAGCTCCCTTCTGCTGGCATCGCTTGACCTGGCTCGCTACACGCTCGAAACGGGGTCGGAGCTGCTAGAAGCCTCCATTCGCACGGCCGATGAGATGCGTGCGGCACTGCGGCGCTCGCCCCACTTTTCAATAGTGTCCGATACTTTCGATCGGGTTGACGACATCGTGGCGGTTGACCCTCTGCGCGTCTCAATCGATATCTCCGCCACCGGGCGAGACGGCCGCACGGTGCTCGAAATCCTTGCGCGCGACCACGATATCTATACCGAGATTTCTACAGATCGCTGCATTGTGGCGATTGTGGGGCTGGGGAGCACCCCCGATGTGGGTCGCTTGGTGTCCACCCTGGAGTCCCTGGTGCTCTCCGATGCGGAGCGCGCTCTTGCGGGAGAATCAACGGTGGAGAATATGCCACCGCTCCCGCCCGCCGGACCCCTGGTTGCGCTTCCACGAACGGCATCACTGGGTCGCGCCGCGGTGGTCTCGGCCCGGGATGCGGTGGGACGAGTTTCTACCGACTCGCTCGCGGCGTATCCGCCGGGCATCCCCAATCTGCTCCCCGGCGAGCGGATCACACGGGAGGTTATCGACTTTCTGCAGCACGTAGCGCGGCTTCCCGGGGGGTATGTGCGCGGGGCGCTCGACCCATTTGTGGAGACCGTGCGGGTTGTAGAGGAGTAG
- a CDS encoding MATE family efflux transporter, giving the protein MRFLKITAIDHQIGRLAFPALGALIAEPLFLIADSAMVGHLGAAELGGVALAAAVLQTVIGLMIFLAYSTTPLVARRVGAGNLRGAVSAGVDGLWLAVVIGLVVATLSAVFAQPVISLFTPTPAVAETASTYLTVSLFGIPAMLLVYAATGLLRGLQNTVTPLWVSGIGFAVNIGLNYVFIYVFGWGVAGSALGTVLVQWGMVAVYLIVVHQLVKETRVSWRPHLPGIIAGATIGGWLFVRTLSLRAAMLTTVFVATHLGTSELASFHVSFTLFSTAAFALDSIAIAAQALVGKTLGEQDIGLTRRMVNRCVYWGIVCGGALTLLFAALSPVLGYVFSTDAAVLAILPPSILVMSLGLSLGGYVWVLDGVLMGAADARYLAFTGVLNLAAYLPLAGAIYVWPPGGAAGVVWLTAAFMIGYIAARAVTLGLRVRGTRWLEIGNRITGTG; this is encoded by the coding sequence ATGCGTTTCCTGAAAATCACCGCGATTGATCACCAAATCGGTCGCCTCGCCTTCCCCGCCCTCGGGGCGCTCATCGCCGAGCCACTTTTTTTAATTGCGGATTCGGCGATGGTGGGGCACCTGGGTGCGGCAGAGCTCGGCGGTGTTGCACTGGCCGCGGCTGTGCTGCAAACCGTGATTGGGCTCATGATCTTCCTCGCCTACTCCACCACTCCGCTGGTGGCACGAAGGGTCGGGGCCGGTAATCTTCGCGGGGCGGTCTCCGCCGGAGTCGATGGGTTGTGGCTTGCAGTGGTGATCGGCCTGGTGGTGGCCACCCTCAGCGCAGTGTTTGCCCAGCCCGTCATCAGCCTTTTCACCCCGACCCCGGCGGTGGCGGAGACGGCCAGCACCTACCTCACGGTGTCTCTCTTTGGCATTCCCGCGATGCTCCTTGTGTACGCCGCCACGGGACTTCTCCGCGGTCTACAAAACACCGTTACCCCTCTCTGGGTATCGGGAATCGGCTTTGCCGTGAACATCGGACTCAATTACGTCTTTATCTATGTGTTCGGATGGGGCGTTGCCGGTTCTGCACTCGGTACCGTGCTGGTTCAGTGGGGTATGGTGGCCGTCTACCTGATTGTGGTGCATCAACTGGTAAAGGAAACCCGGGTGAGCTGGCGCCCGCACCTCCCGGGCATCATTGCGGGAGCCACAATTGGAGGATGGCTTTTTGTACGCACCCTGAGCCTGCGCGCCGCGATGCTCACCACCGTCTTTGTGGCTACTCACCTGGGCACAAGCGAATTGGCCAGCTTCCACGTATCTTTTACGCTTTTTTCCACCGCCGCTTTTGCCCTCGACTCGATAGCCATCGCGGCGCAGGCCCTGGTGGGTAAGACCCTGGGAGAACAAGACATTGGGCTCACCCGCCGCATGGTTAACCGCTGTGTTTATTGGGGTATTGTCTGCGGCGGGGCGCTCACCCTTCTCTTTGCGGCACTCAGCCCGGTTCTGGGTTACGTCTTTTCTACCGATGCCGCGGTGCTCGCGATACTTCCCCCCTCGATCCTGGTGATGTCGTTGGGACTCAGCCTCGGCGGCTATGTGTGGGTGCTCGACGGCGTTCTGATGGGCGCAGCCGATGCCCGCTACCTGGCCTTCACGGGTGTGCTCAACCTTGCGGCCTATCTTCCCCTGGCGGGTGCGATTTATGTGTGGCCTCCGGGCGGGGCGGCCGGGGTGGTGTGGCTCACGGCGGCCTTTATGATCGGCTACATTGCGGCTCGGGCCGTCACCCTCGGACTGCGCGTGCGCGGAACCCGCTGGCTTGAGATTGGCAACCGCATCACCGGCACCGGCTAG